The Serpentinimonas maccroryi genome has a segment encoding these proteins:
- a CDS encoding hydroxysqualene dehydroxylase, protein MTARVLIVGGGWAGLAAAVRACERGLEVTLLEAARAWGGRARALERGSGSDIPPAPPLQLDNGQHILIGAYTQTLGLMQRLGVDLSAHLHAMPLDLRFADGSGLATPSWALRWPAPLDTLAAMAGARGWSWRDRAALLAAAAGWRRRGFACAPSASVAGLCASLPPRVWHDLIEPLCVAALNTPAQQASGQVFLTVLRDALLGAGHAPWRASQLLLPRTCLGDLLPLPAVRWLKQRGAQLHLGQRATGLERSTDGRWRVHSAGAVYEAENLILACPAAAAARLLRGLPEAPADWIEPAAALAHTAIGTVYVAGWLRTPWPSSHPMLALRSSGPDSPAQFAFRRDWLQTPPAAAVATAQTSGSRHPAHGDQAHQTQAGRAPRVSEQSDWAELALVASACTTDKAALQAAVLAQARAALGLHGEQVRQTVIEKRATFACTPALQRPAAAIAPGLWAAGDYIDGPYPATLEGAVRSGLEAAEHCTTTA, encoded by the coding sequence ATGACAGCGCGCGTGCTCATCGTCGGCGGCGGCTGGGCCGGCTTGGCAGCGGCGGTGCGCGCCTGCGAGCGCGGGCTGGAGGTGACGCTGCTGGAGGCGGCGCGGGCGTGGGGCGGGCGCGCGCGGGCGCTCGAGCGCGGGTCGGGCTCAGACATCCCGCCGGCCCCGCCACTGCAGCTCGACAACGGCCAGCACATCCTGATCGGCGCTTACACCCAAACCCTAGGCCTGATGCAGCGCTTGGGCGTGGACTTGAGCGCGCATCTGCACGCCATGCCGCTCGATCTGCGCTTTGCCGACGGCAGCGGGCTGGCTACACCGTCTTGGGCGCTGCGCTGGCCGGCCCCGCTCGACACCCTGGCGGCGATGGCCGGCGCGCGCGGTTGGAGCTGGCGCGACCGGGCGGCGCTGCTGGCAGCGGCGGCGGGCTGGCGCCGGCGCGGCTTTGCCTGCGCCCCGAGCGCGAGCGTGGCCGGCCTGTGCGCCAGCCTGCCGCCGCGGGTCTGGCACGACCTGATCGAGCCGCTGTGTGTGGCCGCGCTCAACACCCCGGCGCAGCAGGCCAGCGGCCAGGTGTTTTTGACGGTGCTGCGCGATGCCTTGCTCGGGGCCGGCCATGCGCCTTGGCGCGCTTCGCAGCTGCTGTTGCCGCGCACCTGCTTGGGCGATTTGCTGCCCCTGCCTGCCGTGCGCTGGCTCAAGCAGCGCGGCGCGCAACTGCACCTAGGGCAGCGCGCCACCGGCCTAGAACGCAGCACAGATGGCCGCTGGCGCGTGCACAGCGCCGGCGCCGTGTACGAAGCCGAAAACCTGATTCTGGCTTGCCCCGCAGCCGCAGCCGCGCGCTTGCTGCGCGGTCTGCCAGAGGCCCCTGCGGATTGGATCGAACCCGCAGCAGCGCTGGCTCACACCGCCATCGGCACCGTGTATGTGGCGGGCTGGCTGCGCACACCGTGGCCGAGCTCACACCCGATGCTGGCGCTGCGCAGCAGCGGGCCCGACAGCCCAGCGCAGTTTGCGTTTAGGCGCGATTGGCTGCAAACGCCGCCGGCGGCAGCGGTTGCGACTGCCCAAACCAGCGGCAGCAGGCACCCCGCCCACGGCGACCAAGCGCACCAAACCCAAGCCGGGCGCGCACCCCGCGTCAGCGAACAATCGGATTGGGCTGAACTGGCCCTGGTGGCCAGTGCCTGCACCACGGACAAAGCCGCGCTGCAAGCCGCCGTGCTGGCCCAAGCTCGCGCAGCGCTGGGGTTGCACGGGGAGCAGGTGCGGCAGACGGTGATCGAAAAGCGCGCCACCTTTGCCTGCACGCCGGCCCTGCAGCGCCCAGCGGCAGCGATTGCACCGGGCTTGTGGGCAGCGGGCGACTACATCGACGGCCCCTACCCGGCTACGCTGGAAGGCGCGGTGCGCAGCGGCTTGGAAGCCGCCGAGCACTGTACGACCACGGCCTGA
- the phbB gene encoding acetoacetyl-CoA reductase: MNQKIAYVTGGMGGIGTAICQRLAKAGFKVIAGCGPTRDHQKWIDEQAALGYTFYASVGNVGEWDSTVEAFTKAKAEHGPIDVLVNNAGITRDRMFLKMTKEDWDAVITTNLTSMFNVTKQVVPDMVERGWGRIIQISSVNGEKGQAGQTNYSAAKAGMHGFTMALAQEVAAKGVTVNTVSPGYIGTDMVRAIRPDVLEKIVATIPVKRLGTPDEIGSIVTWLAGEDSGFTTGADFSCNGGLHMG, encoded by the coding sequence ATGAATCAAAAAATCGCATACGTCACTGGCGGTATGGGCGGCATCGGCACCGCGATCTGCCAGCGCTTGGCCAAGGCGGGCTTCAAGGTCATCGCCGGCTGCGGCCCCACGCGCGACCACCAAAAGTGGATCGACGAGCAAGCCGCGCTGGGCTACACCTTCTACGCCAGCGTGGGCAACGTGGGCGAGTGGGACTCCACCGTCGAGGCCTTCACCAAGGCCAAGGCCGAGCACGGCCCGATCGATGTACTGGTCAACAACGCCGGCATCACGCGCGATCGCATGTTCCTGAAGATGACCAAAGAAGACTGGGACGCGGTGATCACCACCAACCTCACCTCCATGTTCAACGTCACCAAGCAGGTGGTGCCGGATATGGTCGAGCGCGGCTGGGGCCGCATCATCCAGATTTCGTCGGTCAACGGCGAGAAGGGCCAAGCCGGGCAGACCAACTACTCGGCCGCCAAGGCCGGGATGCACGGCTTCACCATGGCGCTGGCGCAAGAAGTGGCGGCCAAGGGCGTGACGGTCAACACCGTGAGCCCGGGCTACATCGGCACCGACATGGTGCGCGCCATCCGCCCCGACGTGCTGGAAAAGATCGTGGCCACGATTCCGGTCAAGCGCTTGGGCACGCCCGACGAAATCGGCTCCATCGTCACCTGGCTGGCGGGCGAAGACTCGGGCTTCACCACCGGCGCCGACTTCAGCTGCAACGGCGGCTTGCACATGGGTTGA